From Clostridium sp. SY8519:
ATCGGCCATCTGCAGTCCATTAAGCGGATGGTGGAAGATGAACGGGACTGCGCGGAGATTCTGATTCAGCTGGCTGCGGTCAAATCCGCCATTAATAATACGGGAAAAGTGATTTTGAAGGAACACATCAGCAGCTGTATTGTAGACGCGGTGGAGCAGGGGGACCTGGAGGCCGTGGATGCGCTGAATCAGGCGATTGACAGTTTTATCAAATAAAACGGGAGTACAGGAAAACCGAGAAAAAGAAGGGAGATTTTCGATCGATGCAGACAGTGAACAGAGAACAGGTGGGGGATGAATTATTTGAAAAATATCAGGTACTGCGTGGATACCTGAAAGACATGGGAAGCGCGGCAGTGGCCTTTTCCTCCGGGGTGGATTCCACCTTCCTGCTGCGGACCGCCCGGGATGTGCTGGGGGACCGGACAGTGGCAGTGACTGCGGAGTCCTGTTCTTTTCCGGAACGGGAGCTGAAAGAGGCGCAGCAGTACTGCGCTGCGGAGGGCATCCGACACATGATCTGCCATTCGGAGGAACTGGAGATCGAGGGTTTCTGCGAGAATCCGGTAAACCGCTGCTATCTGTGCAAGAAGGAACTGTTTGAAAAAATGAAGGAGATTGCCGTTTCCCAGGGAATGGCGGAAGTGGTGGAAGGATCCAACATGGATGATAACGGGGATTACCGGCCGGGTCTGCAGGCAGTGGAGGAGCTGGGCATTCGCAGCCCGCTGCGGTACGCAAAGCTGAACAAGGAAGAGATACGGATTCTTTCCCGGGAACTGGGGCTGCCGACCTGGAAGAAACAGTCCTTTGCCTGCCTGTCGTCCCGGTTTGTATACGGGGAAAAGATTACCGAGGAAAAACTGAAAATGGTGGACCGTGCGGAACAGCTGCTGCTGGACATGGATTTCCACCAGGTGCGTGTGCGGATCCACGGGACCATTGCCCGGATCGAAGTAAAGCCGGAGGAACTGGAGCGGCTGGTTCAGCCAGCCATCCGGAAGCAGATCGCGGAACAGCTGCATGCATACGGCTTTTCGTATGTAACCATGGATCTGGAAGGCTACCGGACCGGCAGTATGAATGAAACCTTAAGCCTCTCCTGATTTCGTATGTGGACAGGCCCTCTGACGCCGACTGTGTCTGAAAAACACAGTCGGTGTCAGAGGGCCTGCTTTTTTCGGCAATTCAGAAAAGAAAATTACCGGACAGAGAAAGGGGACTGCCAATCCGGCAGCCCCTTCTCTGTCCTCCTGCCAGTGATCAAAATGGTAAAAATTTCAAAGGGTTAGACTCATAGAGGGTAGAAGTATCATTTATTTATTTTCAGATTCATCGATCTGTGCAATGGATCTGGCAAGAGCTTTTTTCATGGCAAGATTGCCCTGGCGGGCGATCATGATGCGCTGTGCCTGGGGAGAACCGGCGCCGTGCATGGATTCGGTGCGGTAGCCTACCGCTGCGGTGCCCAGCGTCAGGTTTTCAATCAGGCGGAGAATGCGCATCCGGTTCTTTGTGGATACATTGCTGACGCCTTTGAAGTATTTGTCAATGACCGGACCCAGCTTCGGATCGTCTAGATCTTTTTCCGAAGGAGCGGTTACCATCAGTCCGCCGGCAATATCTTCGGCCAGACGAGCGATTTCATAAGGGAAACGGGTGACATTCTGTTTGCACACATTGGCCAGCAGCAGATTGATCATGTAGTTGCCGGAAGGTGTGGCAGAGCCCTCTGCGGAACATGCGATGCCGCAGCAGAACAGGGTTTCGTTTAAATGGGTCATTTCGATCAGTTTATCCTTGATGTGGGAAGCGCGCTGTACGCCGTTGTATTCGGCGGCAACTGCAGCCGCGCCGATCAGCACATCACCTACGCCGACTTTGCAGCCGCCATAGGACTGACGGTGATAACCGGCGAACCGTTCTACCAGGACGCCGGCGAATTCGTATTCGCCGTTCAGGAAGATACGGTCATTGGGCACAAATACATCGTCAAAGACCACCAGCGCCTCTACGCCGCCGAACTCCTTGTTGCCCACATCAATGGTGTCGCCTTCTGCTTTTCTGGTGTCGCAGGACTGCCGGCCGATGATCATATAGATGCCTTCCGTATCGGACGGAACAGCAAAGGATACCGCGTAGTCTGTGTCGTCTTCGCCCATGGCGATGGTGGGCATTACCAGGACTTCATGAGAATTCACGATACCGGT
This genomic window contains:
- a CDS encoding metal-sensing transcriptional repressor; this encodes MSETRIHTHTDQEGKRHMHVHAHEETVKIKNRLARAIGHLQSIKRMVEDERDCAEILIQLAAVKSAINNTGKVILKEHISSCIVDAVEQGDLEAVDALNQAIDSFIK
- the larE gene encoding ATP-dependent sacrificial sulfur transferase LarE; this translates as MQTVNREQVGDELFEKYQVLRGYLKDMGSAAVAFSSGVDSTFLLRTARDVLGDRTVAVTAESCSFPERELKEAQQYCAAEGIRHMICHSEELEIEGFCENPVNRCYLCKKELFEKMKEIAVSQGMAEVVEGSNMDDNGDYRPGLQAVEELGIRSPLRYAKLNKEEIRILSRELGLPTWKKQSFACLSSRFVYGEKITEEKLKMVDRAEQLLLDMDFHQVRVRIHGTIARIEVKPEELERLVQPAIRKQIAEQLHAYGFSYVTMDLEGYRTGSMNETLSLS
- a CDS encoding 4-hydroxyphenylacetate 3-hydroxylase family protein, with product MALMTGEQYVESIRKMNMQIYMFGKKIENPTEDPILRPSLNSVKMTYDLAQIPEYENLMTVTSPYTGEKVNRFTHIHQSTEDLRNKVKMQRLLGQKTAACFQRCVGMDAFNAVFSTSYDCDQAHGTSYHQNFLNYLKFCQEKDLTVDGAMTDPKGDRSKAPHAQEDPDLYLRVVERRPDGIVVRGAKAHQTGIVNSHEVLVMPTIAMGEDDTDYAVSFAVPSDTEGIYMIIGRQSCDTRKAEGDTIDVGNKEFGGVEALVVFDDVFVPNDRIFLNGEYEFAGVLVERFAGYHRQSYGGCKVGVGDVLIGAAAVAAEYNGVQRASHIKDKLIEMTHLNETLFCCGIACSAEGSATPSGNYMINLLLANVCKQNVTRFPYEIARLAEDIAGGLMVTAPSEKDLDDPKLGPVIDKYFKGVSNVSTKNRMRILRLIENLTLGTAAVGYRTESMHGAGSPQAQRIMIARQGNLAMKKALARSIAQIDESENK